Genomic segment of Pseudoalteromonas sp. NC201:
CAGGTAATTGACGGCCGTGGTTGGCGCTCTGGTGCCATTGTCGAGCAAAAAGAAATTCCACAATGGTTCATTAAGATCACCGATTATGCACAAGAGTTGCTGGATGACTTAGACAAGCTTGACCACTGGCCTGAGCAAGTTAAAACCATGCAGCGTAACTGGATTGGTCGCTCAGAAGGCGTTGAAATCGACTTTAAACGTGCCGACAACGACGAAAGCTTCACCGTATACACCACCCGCCCTGATACCTTTATGGGCGTGACTTATGTGGCAGTTGCGGCAGGTCATCCGATCGCTCAAGAAGCGGCGAAAAACAGCGAAGCGATCTCTCGCTTTGTTGAAGAGTGCAAGAACACCAAAGTTGCCGAAGCGGATATGGCAACGATGGAGAAAAAAGGCATCGCGACAGGCTTTACTGCTATCCACCCACTCACAGGACAAGAGGTGCCAATTTGGGTAGCTAACTTTGTACTGATGGATTACGGCTCAGGTGCCGTGATGGCAGTACCAGGTCACGACCAACGTGACTATGAGTTTGCAACCGCTTATGGCCTTGAGATCAAACAAGTTATTCAGCCTCTAGCCGGCGCAGAAGTAGAAGCCAATCTGGCTGAAGCAGCGTTTACCGAAAAAGGCACGCTTATCAACTCTGGCGAGTTCGATGGCCTAGACTTTGAAGGCGCCTTTAACGCCATCGCGACTAAATTAGAATCACTTGGCGTAGGTAAGCGCAAAGTAAACTTCCGTCTTCGCGATTGGGGTGTGAGCCGCCAGCGTTACTGGGGTTCGCCAATCCCAATGTTAAACAAAGAAGATGGTTCTGAGCTTGCGGCACCTGAAAACATGCTCCCTGTTCGTCTACCTGAAGACGTAGTCATGAATGGGGTAACTTCACCGATTAAAGCAGATCCTGAATGGGCAAAAGCAACAATAAATGGTGAAGCGGTATTCCACGAAACCGATACATTCGACACCTTTATGGAGTCATCTTGGTACTATGCACGTTACTGTAGTCCACGCTACGATGAAGGTATGCTTGAACCAGGTGCTGCAAACTACTGGCTACCAGTAAACCAATATATTGGTGGTATTGAGCACGCTATCTTGCACTTGTTGTACTCGCGCTTCTTCCACAAGTTGCTACGTGATTTCGGTTTAGTGAACTCTGATGAGCCATTTGAGCGCTTGCTTTGTCAAGGCATGGTACTTGCGGATACTTACTACCGCAAAGACGAGAAAGGCGGCGATATTTGGATCGCACCAACTGACGTATTAACTGAGACTGACGACAAAGGCCGCATCACTAAAGCGTGGCATAAAGAAGACGGCGAGCCGGTATTCTCTGCAGGCATGAGCAAAATGTCTAAGTCGAAGAACAATGGTATTGACCCGCAAACGGTTATCAAGCAATACGGCGCTGACACAGTTCGCTTATTCATGATGTTTACGGCTCCACCAGAACAAACGCTTGAATGGTCTGACTCAGGCGTTGAAGGTGCGCACCGTTTCCTTCGTCGTATTTGGAAATACGCAGTTGACGTAAAGCAAGCTGGTACTGCCGAGCTTGATTTAAGCAAACTAAATGCAGCGCAAAAGACGCTACGTCGCGACATCCACAAAGCCATTGCAAAGGTGACAGACGATATCGAACGTCGTCAAACGTTCAACACGGCAATTGCGGCGGTGATGGAGCTTTCAAATAAGCTTATCAAAGCGCCACTGAGCGATGAGCAAGACATTGCACTAGCAAACGAAGCGCTAGAAGCCATGGTGATCATGCTTGCGCCTATCACACCGCACATGTGTCACGAGCTATGGGCTGAGCTTGGCAAAGCTGGCGATATTCTTGATGCGGCATGGCCTATTGTCGACCAAAGCGCACTAGTTGAAGATGAAAAGCTTATCGTTGTACAAGTCAATGGCAAGCTGCGCTCTAAAATCACCGTGGCGGCAGATGCAACGCAAGAACAAGTTGAAGCGATTGCATTTAGTGAAGAAAACGTCACTAAATTTACTGACGGCAAGACCATCCGTAAGGTGATCTATGTTCCAGGTAAACTACTTAATGTGGTTGCAAACTAAGATGCATAGCCTATTTTGGCACACCAGCAAGCTAGCAGTTTTGCTAGCTTGCTTCTTCGTGGCGAGCTGCGGTTTTCACCTCAAGCAAGCCTCTTACCTTCCTGACGATCTAAAAGAAATCACCTTAAGCGGTGACGACAAGCGTTCAGCCCTGTTTGAACAGCTACAGTCTGATCTTCAGCGCGCTCAGGTATCCCTTACACCAAAAAATACCAAACAAGCTGCTGAATTGTACTTGTACAATGACTCACTTGAACGTCAAACTCTCAGTTTGTTCAAAAATGGTCAGGTTGCTCAGTATGAACTGGCGTATCGCGTGTCGTACCGGTTGAGTCGTCCGGGCCAAGAACCCGTTAAACAAATGTTCGAGCTGTATCGTAACTATCAGGACGACCCAGACAACGCGCTAGCAAAGGCAAAAGAGCTTGAGCTGATCCTAACCGAGATGCGCCGTCTTGCAAGCCAACGTATTATTCGAGAGTTGTCGCAACTGTAATGCGTTGTTATGCCAATCAACTCTCCAATCACCTAAGTAAAGGGCTTGCCCCTTTTTATCTGGTCTTTGGTGAAGAACCCTTTCAGCAAGGCGAATGTGTACTTGCCATACGAACCGCAGCCAAGCAGCAAGGCTTTGACGAAGTCATTAAATTTGCTCTACTTCCGGGGTTTGACTGGCAAGAGCTCAGTGCACAGTACAACAGTATGTCTTTGTTCAGTGCACGTACGCTCATCGAGTTCGACTTTAACGAGCAAAAAGTTCCTACCCAAGGTGTTGCGGTTTTAAAGTCTTTGGCCGAACAGGTCAATCCAGATGTCGTTGTTATTTTTAAAGGGCTGGGCGCGGGTCAAGACATTCAACGAACCGCTTGGTTCAAAGCATTAGAGCCTAAAGGCCTGTTCGTCCCTTGCTATGCGTTAACGGGCCGTCATCTTGAGCGCTGGTTTGATGATGAATGTAAGCGGCTGAAGCTGTCTGTGTCACCACAAGGCAAGCGCGCCCTCCTCGTCGCCACAGAAGGCAACTTGCTTGCAACGCATCAGGAGCTCGAAAAGCTCTCCTTACTATTTGGTAAAAACCCGGTTGATGAACAGCAATTGCTGAGCGGCTTATTAAATCAATCTAAGTTCGATATTTTTGATTTAAATACCGGATTGCTAAGTGGCAACCCTAAACAAATCATCAAAGTATTGAATAAGCTCGCCAGCGATAATGTAGAGCCCGCGAGTATTCTCTGGACCTTGCAAAACCAAGCACGCACCCTACTGGGTGTTAAAACCTTGTGGCAAACAGGCACTACGCTTGCGGATGCCTATAAAAAGCATAATGTCTGGAAAAATCAGCAAACCATTACGCAACAAGCGTTAGACAGATTAACGCTAGAGCAGATGAAACAGTTGCTCTGTATGATGGCGGACTTTGATACCGCATATAAAGAAGCAAGGCTCACTGCGCCATATCAAGCTCTAGCACACATCGCGCTAGCCTTTGCTACATCTATAGCAATGCCGTTACCAATTAGCCAGAGTGAGCATGTATGATTGCTTTGTTTGGTGGTACTTTCGATCCTCCGCATTTAGGCCATTTAAATATGGCGATGCGCTGCGTCGACGAGCTAAGTCTGGCTGAGTTAAAGCTTTTACCTTGTGCCATACCGGTTCATAAACAAAAGCCCAGCATCAGTGACGAGCATCGCCTAGCGATGCTTGCAAATTTGCTAGCAGGGCAACAAAAGCTGGTTATTGATAGACGTGAGCTTGACCGACAAGGACCTTCTTACAGCCTGCTAACACTGCAAGAGCTGCGTAACGAATATCAGGATCAGCCGATTTTATTTTTAATGGGTATGGACTCATTTAATAGCCTGCACACTTGGTATCAATGGCAAGAAATTACAAAGCTGTGTCATCTGGTAGTGTATCAACGCCCAAAAGAACATTGCTCACCAGATGCTAAAGTCTCGGCTTATTTAGCCAAAGCACGCACAGATAGCTCAAATAGACTCCAAACCACCAAGGCTGGACACTGCTATTTCCTTCACGGTGAGCAAAAAGACATTGCATCGAGTACAATAAGAGCTGCAATTGCACAGCATGACAAAGAATATTTGGAACATTGGCTGCCCGCTTCTGTCATAGATTATATAAATAGCCATGGCTTGTATGCTGATTAACCCCATAAAGCATGTTAAAATCGCCGATTATTTGAAATACAGAGACAAAAACTTGGATTCACAACAGTTATTAGATTTCGCGCTAGACAAAGTAGATGATATGAAAGCGCGTGATATTGTAAAGCTCGACGTTCGCGAAACTTCTTCAATCACCGATTACTTAGTGATCTGTACAGGCACCTCAAAACGCCATGTACAATCGATTGCCGATCATGTCGCAAAAGAAGCACGTCATGCTGGAGAAACACCTATTGGCCAAGAAGGTCAGGACATCGGAGAGTGGGTATTGGTTGATTTGGGTGACGTTGTTGTACACGTGATGCAAGACCAAACCCGCGACTTTTATGACTTAGAAAAGCTGTGGGGCTGATGTGAAGATCCAACTCATTGCCGTAGGTACCAAAATGCCGAAGTGGGTTGAAACTGGCTTCACTGAATATCAAAGACGCTTTCCCAAAGATATGCCACTGGAGTTAATTGAAATTAGCGCTGGCAAACGGGGGAAAAACGCAGATATTAAACGCATTTTGCAACAAGAAGGTGAAAAAACCTTAGCCGCTATTCCAAAAGGCAATCGGATCGTAACCTTAGAAGTGACTGGCAAGCCATGGGATACACACCAACTTGCGAGCAATATGGAAAAGTGGCAGTTGGACGGTCGCGATGTTAGCTTACTGATTGGCGGCCCTGAAGGGCTTGCACCAGAATGTATTGCTGCGGCTGAACAAAAGTGGTCATTATCAAACTTAACCCTACCCCACCCTTTGGTGCGTATAGTGGTTGCCGAGAGCTTGTATCGTGGCTGGAGTTTAAATAATAATCATCCTTACCACAGAGAATAATAATGATAAAAAAACGGCCGACGATTAGGGATCATTCTGCCGAGGCGAACCTCTTCGCGAGACGGGCCTTTGTCGGCTTTGTTTTTGTCGTTATTATTGTTGGGGTCTTGTTTCACAACGTCTACAAGCTTCAGGTAACCGAGCACGAGACCTATCGTACCCGCTCAAACGATAACCGTATAAAAGTCATACCGGTCGCCCCTAATCGTGGTCTGATTTACGACCGCAATGGTGTGTTGCTCGCCGAAAACCGCCCCGTTTACAACCTTGAAGTGATCCCAGAAGATGTCGAAGATCTCGAAGCATCATTAGCTTCTGTACGTCAACTCATCGAAATTTCTGAGCAAGAAGTAGAAGATTTCAAAAAGGAAATCAAGCATAACCGCCGCTTCAAAAGTCAAGTACTAAAGGGCCGCTTGAATGAAGAAGAAGTTGCAATTTTGTCGGTGAACCAACACCGCCTGCCTGGCTTTAGCGTTGAAGCTCGATTGTCCCGTTATTATCCTTATGGCGATACCCTCACTCATGCCCTTGGCTATGTCGCAAAGCTCAACAAAGAGGAACTCTTTGACTTAGAACTAGAAGGCAAAGACACTAACTATCGTGCCACCCATGATATCGGTAAGCTCGGTGTCGAGAAGTTTTATGAAGAACAGCTGCACGGCATTGTGGGCTCTCGCCGCGTCGAGGTG
This window contains:
- a CDS encoding LPS-assembly lipoprotein LptE; the protein is MWLQTKMHSLFWHTSKLAVLLACFFVASCGFHLKQASYLPDDLKEITLSGDDKRSALFEQLQSDLQRAQVSLTPKNTKQAAELYLYNDSLERQTLSLFKNGQVAQYELAYRVSYRLSRPGQEPVKQMFELYRNYQDDPDNALAKAKELELILTEMRRLASQRIIRELSQL
- the holA gene encoding DNA polymerase III subunit delta gives rise to the protein MRCYANQLSNHLSKGLAPFYLVFGEEPFQQGECVLAIRTAAKQQGFDEVIKFALLPGFDWQELSAQYNSMSLFSARTLIEFDFNEQKVPTQGVAVLKSLAEQVNPDVVVIFKGLGAGQDIQRTAWFKALEPKGLFVPCYALTGRHLERWFDDECKRLKLSVSPQGKRALLVATEGNLLATHQELEKLSLLFGKNPVDEQQLLSGLLNQSKFDIFDLNTGLLSGNPKQIIKVLNKLASDNVEPASILWTLQNQARTLLGVKTLWQTGTTLADAYKKHNVWKNQQTITQQALDRLTLEQMKQLLCMMADFDTAYKEARLTAPYQALAHIALAFATSIAMPLPISQSEHV
- the rlmH gene encoding 23S rRNA (pseudouridine(1915)-N(3))-methyltransferase RlmH — translated: MKIQLIAVGTKMPKWVETGFTEYQRRFPKDMPLELIEISAGKRGKNADIKRILQQEGEKTLAAIPKGNRIVTLEVTGKPWDTHQLASNMEKWQLDGRDVSLLIGGPEGLAPECIAAAEQKWSLSNLTLPHPLVRIVVAESLYRGWSLNNNHPYHRE
- the nadD gene encoding nicotinate-nucleotide adenylyltransferase: MIALFGGTFDPPHLGHLNMAMRCVDELSLAELKLLPCAIPVHKQKPSISDEHRLAMLANLLAGQQKLVIDRRELDRQGPSYSLLTLQELRNEYQDQPILFLMGMDSFNSLHTWYQWQEITKLCHLVVYQRPKEHCSPDAKVSAYLAKARTDSSNRLQTTKAGHCYFLHGEQKDIASSTIRAAIAQHDKEYLEHWLPASVIDYINSHGLYAD
- the leuS gene encoding leucine--tRNA ligase; this translates as MQEQYNPQDIEAKVQSYWEENNTFKVVEDESKEKYYCLSMFPYPSGRLHMGHVRNYTIGDVVSRFQRLQGKNVMQPMGWDAFGLPAENAAIKNNTAPAKWTYENIDYMRNQLKLLGFGYDWDREIATCHPEYYKWEQWFFTKLYEKGLVYKKMSTVNWDPVDQTVLANEQVIDGRGWRSGAIVEQKEIPQWFIKITDYAQELLDDLDKLDHWPEQVKTMQRNWIGRSEGVEIDFKRADNDESFTVYTTRPDTFMGVTYVAVAAGHPIAQEAAKNSEAISRFVEECKNTKVAEADMATMEKKGIATGFTAIHPLTGQEVPIWVANFVLMDYGSGAVMAVPGHDQRDYEFATAYGLEIKQVIQPLAGAEVEANLAEAAFTEKGTLINSGEFDGLDFEGAFNAIATKLESLGVGKRKVNFRLRDWGVSRQRYWGSPIPMLNKEDGSELAAPENMLPVRLPEDVVMNGVTSPIKADPEWAKATINGEAVFHETDTFDTFMESSWYYARYCSPRYDEGMLEPGAANYWLPVNQYIGGIEHAILHLLYSRFFHKLLRDFGLVNSDEPFERLLCQGMVLADTYYRKDEKGGDIWIAPTDVLTETDDKGRITKAWHKEDGEPVFSAGMSKMSKSKNNGIDPQTVIKQYGADTVRLFMMFTAPPEQTLEWSDSGVEGAHRFLRRIWKYAVDVKQAGTAELDLSKLNAAQKTLRRDIHKAIAKVTDDIERRQTFNTAIAAVMELSNKLIKAPLSDEQDIALANEALEAMVIMLAPITPHMCHELWAELGKAGDILDAAWPIVDQSALVEDEKLIVVQVNGKLRSKITVAADATQEQVEAIAFSEENVTKFTDGKTIRKVIYVPGKLLNVVAN
- the rsfS gene encoding ribosome silencing factor; translated protein: MDSQQLLDFALDKVDDMKARDIVKLDVRETSSITDYLVICTGTSKRHVQSIADHVAKEARHAGETPIGQEGQDIGEWVLVDLGDVVVHVMQDQTRDFYDLEKLWG